The Thermoleophilia bacterium nucleotide sequence CACGTCGTCGTCGCCCGACGTGTGTCGCACCGCAAGCAGTTCATCGCCATCGCGAATGTCGATGGCGATGATCCCGTCGCTCTTACGAGGCGTGTTGTAAGCGGAGAAGAGTGTCTTCTTGATGACGCCTTGCCGCGTACCGAAGATCAGATACTTGCCCTCACTCTCGTCGAATTCACGAGTCGCGATGACGGCGCACACCCTCTCGTCATTCACGAGCGGCAGAAGGTTCAAGACATGCTTGCCCTTGGCGTTGCGACCGGCCAGCGGCAGTTCGTGTACCTTGAGGCGATACACCTTCCCTACACTCGTGAAGAAGAGCAGGAAGTGGTGCGTACTCGTAATGAAGAGGTGCTCGACCTCGTCTTCTTCTTTCAACTCCATGCCCGATACGCCGACACCGCCTCGCTTCTGTTGGCGATAGGTCGCAACAGGGAGGCGCTTGATGTAGCCCGTCTTGGTGATAGTGATCGCCATCTGTTCCTCGGCGATCAGATCCTCGAGCTCCAGCTCGCCTTCGTCGGGAACGATTTCTGTGCGCCGATCGTCCGCGTAGAGCCGCTTGACCTCGAGGAGTTCAGTCTTGATGACGCCGTAGATCGAGGCCTCACTGCCGAGAAGCTCTCTGAGCTCCCTGATCCTTGCCAGGAGTCCCCGATGCTCCTCAACGACCTTGTCGCGCTCGAGACTCGTCAGCTTCTGGAGACGCAGATCGAGGATGGCCTGCGCCTGAGGCCGAGTGAGCTCGAATGTGTCCACGAGGGCGTCACGCGCAGAATCCACGTCTGCCGCCCGCCGGATCATCGCTATGACCTGGTCGAGATGATCCAGAGCAACGAGGAGACCCTCCAGAATGTGTGCGCGCGTTTCGGCCTTATTGAGCTCGAACTTCGTGCGCCGGATGATGATCTCCTTCTGGAAGGCGATCCACGACTTGAGCATCTCCGGCAGTGTGAGAGTGCGCGGCACACCACCCACCAGCGCAATATTGATGACCCCAAAGGTCGTCTGCATCTGTGTGTGTTTGTAGAGCTTGTTGAGCACGACCATGGGCACCGCGTCGCGACGCAACTCGATCACCAGGCGCATTCCTGAGCGATCCGACTCGTTGCGCAGGTCGCTGATCTCCGTGATCTTCTTCTGCTTGACCAACTCCACAATGCTCTCGATGAGCGCCGCTCGGTTGACCTGGTAGGGCAATTCCGTGACGACGATGGCGGAGCGATTTCCCTTGAGCTGCTCCGTGTGCGCTTTCGCGCGTACTCGCACACGTCCGCGGCCGGTACGGTACGCATCCTTGAACCCACCTGTCCCAAGAATGAGACCGCCGGTAGGGAAGTCCGGACCTTTGATGTGCTTCATCAGGTCGTCTGCTGTCGCCTCAGGGTCCTCGAGAAGCGACACGACCGCGTCGACCACCTCACCGAGATTGTGCGGCGGAATATTCGTCGCCATGCCGACGGCGATTCCCGAGGCGCCATTGACCATCAGGTTCGGCATGCGACTCGGCAGAACCGTCGGCTCTCGGCGAGTCTCGTCGTAGTTGGGCATCCAGTCGACCGTACTGGCGTCGATGTCCCGCAGCATTTCGACGGCGATCTTGCTGAAACGAGCCTCGGTGTACCTCATCGCGGCCGGCGAATCCCCTTCCACCGAGCCGAAGTTCCCCTGTCCATCAACCAACGGATAGCGCATGTTGAAGTCCTGCGCCATGCGGACGAGGGTGGGATAGATGACGGCCTCTCCGTGCGGGTGATAGTTACCGGAGGTGTCACCGGCGATCTTGGCGCACTTGCGGTGCTGCTTGTTTGGTGCCAAGCCAAGATCGTTCATCGCCACCAGAATGCGGCGTTGACTAGGCTTGAGACCATCGCGCACGTCCGGGAGGGCACGATCCACAATCACGCTCATCGCGTAGTCGATGAACGACGAGCGCATCTCCTCTTCGAGCTCGATCGGCTCGATCTTGCCCTCGAGCGTCTGCAAAGTGTCAGACATCGAGGAAGCGAACCTCTTTCGCATTCTTTTCGATGAAGTCGCGACGCGGCTCGACCTTGTCGCCCATGAGCATGGTGAAGACTTCATCCGCCGCTTGGACATCTTCCATCGACACCAGTTGCAGCGTGCGCGACATCGGGTTCATTGTGGTCTCCCAGAGCTGGTCCGGATTCATCTCGCCAAGGCCCTTGAAGCGCTGAAGCTGGATTCCCTCCTTGGCAAGCTCCACTATGTCGAGACGAAGTTCTTCGTAGCTTTGAGCTTCGGTCTTCCGGTTGCCGAGGTGGAGACTGAATGGAGGCGCGCCGACCATCTCAGCGACTCGAGCGTGCACACGTCGGAGCGAGGAGAACTCCCGACTCGAGATCGCCGCCCACGGAACCCTCAAGTTGACAGCCAGGCCGCTCTTACGCTCGACGAGTCGTGTCTCAACGGCCTCAGCGTCCTCGTCAATCGAGAGCACATCGACCACGTAGCGTTCGTCCGGGTTGCTGGCAAGAACGCGCTGCAGCGCCGCGAAGGTCTCGATGTCAGTCAAGATGATGGGACCGTTCTTGAGCCAGTCGATCAGCTCCCCTCCCCACTGACTCTTCAGCTTCTTCACCCAACCCTCATACTCGCCAAACAACTTGAGGAACCGCTGGTACTTGGCGTCCGAGAAGGTGAAGGTTCCGCGGCCATTCTCCACGCGAATCTGCTCGAGGCGCCCACGCAGGAGGATTTCCTCGAGCTGTACCTCTTTATGGATGTAGGTCTCCTGGTTCCCTTGCTTGAGGCGATACAGCGGTGGCTGTGCGATATACACGTAGCCGGCCTCGACGAGCGGCTTCATGTGCCGGAACAAGAACGTCAGGATGAGCGTACGAATGTGCGACCCGTCGACATCGGCATCGGTCATGATGATGATCTTGTGATAGCGGGCCTGGGAGACGTCGAACTCGTCGCCGAGCCCCGCACCGATGGCACTGACCATCGTGAGAATCTCGTTGTTAGCAAGCATCTTGTCGATGCGCGCTTTCTCGACGTTGATGATCTTGCCGCGTAATGGAAGAATCGCTTGAAAACTCCGGTCGCGCGCCTGCTTGGCTGACCCACCGGCGGAATCACCCTCAACGAGATATATCTCGCTGAGCGCCGCGTCCTTGATGGAGCAGTCGGCCAGCTTCCCGGGAAGCGTACTGCCCTCGAGTAGGCCCTTCCGCCGCGTTAGATCACGCGCCTTCCGCGCCGCATTGCGCGCTCGCGCGGCATTGATGGCCTTCTCGACAATCTGCCGCGCCTCACTGGGGTTCTCCTCGAGGAACTCGGCAAGCTTCTCGTTGACCGTAGTCGCAACCAG carries:
- the gyrB gene encoding DNA topoisomerase (ATP-hydrolyzing) subunit B, translated to MKQPHYDAQDIQVLEGLEPVRERPGMYIGSTGPRGLHHLVYEVVDNSVDEALAGYCTAITVTINPDNSITVADNGRGIPVGIMEKYNLPAATIVLTMLHAGGKFGGAGYKVSGGLHGVGVSVVNALSEWLELDIHRDGYHWYQRFERGNPVTDLVQKAQLAKDAPTGNTVSFLADPDIFEEVEYDYRVLVQRLRETAFLTRGLSISLNDERAEGENVTFKYDGGIRDFVSYINREKDPIHRTIIYFENETQDGSAEVAMQWNSSYNESVFTFANNINTTEGGSHLTGFRSALTRTLNDYARQKNLLKEKEDNLTGEDMREGLTALISVKLKNPQFEGQTKTKLGNTEISTLVATTVNEKLAEFLEENPSEARQIVEKAINAARARNAARKARDLTRRKGLLEGSTLPGKLADCSIKDAALSEIYLVEGDSAGGSAKQARDRSFQAILPLRGKIINVEKARIDKMLANNEILTMVSAIGAGLGDEFDVSQARYHKIIIMTDADVDGSHIRTLILTFLFRHMKPLVEAGYVYIAQPPLYRLKQGNQETYIHKEVQLEEILLRGRLEQIRVENGRGTFTFSDAKYQRFLKLFGEYEGWVKKLKSQWGGELIDWLKNGPIILTDIETFAALQRVLASNPDERYVVDVLSIDEDAEAVETRLVERKSGLAVNLRVPWAAISSREFSSLRRVHARVAEMVGAPPFSLHLGNRKTEAQSYEELRLDIVELAKEGIQLQRFKGLGEMNPDQLWETTMNPMSRTLQLVSMEDVQAADEVFTMLMGDKVEPRRDFIEKNAKEVRFLDV
- the gyrA gene encoding DNA gyrase subunit A: MSDTLQTLEGKIEPIELEEEMRSSFIDYAMSVIVDRALPDVRDGLKPSQRRILVAMNDLGLAPNKQHRKCAKIAGDTSGNYHPHGEAVIYPTLVRMAQDFNMRYPLVDGQGNFGSVEGDSPAAMRYTEARFSKIAVEMLRDIDASTVDWMPNYDETRREPTVLPSRMPNLMVNGASGIAVGMATNIPPHNLGEVVDAVVSLLEDPEATADDLMKHIKGPDFPTGGLILGTGGFKDAYRTGRGRVRVRAKAHTEQLKGNRSAIVVTELPYQVNRAALIESIVELVKQKKITEISDLRNESDRSGMRLVIELRRDAVPMVVLNKLYKHTQMQTTFGVINIALVGGVPRTLTLPEMLKSWIAFQKEIIIRRTKFELNKAETRAHILEGLLVALDHLDQVIAMIRRAADVDSARDALVDTFELTRPQAQAILDLRLQKLTSLERDKVVEEHRGLLARIRELRELLGSEASIYGVIKTELLEVKRLYADDRRTEIVPDEGELELEDLIAEEQMAITITKTGYIKRLPVATYRQQKRGGVGVSGMELKEEDEVEHLFITSTHHFLLFFTSVGKVYRLKVHELPLAGRNAKGKHVLNLLPLVNDERVCAVIATREFDESEGKYLIFGTRQGVIKKTLFSAYNTPRKSDGIIAIDIRDGDELLAVRHTSGDDDVIMVSRFGQAIRFHEREVRAMGRDASGVLGMRLRPADEVIAMDIARDDSELFVITENGFGKRTPLSEYRLTGRGGIGVRTIALTDRKGYLAGVRVVRDNHEIMLQSRDGVVIRVRADGISRHGRATQGVRVMNMREGDVVSAVARMVVSESGATTEEIDAD